The Zonotrichia leucophrys gambelii isolate GWCS_2022_RI chromosome 23, RI_Zleu_2.0, whole genome shotgun sequence genome includes a region encoding these proteins:
- the DHDDS gene encoding dehydrodolichyl diphosphate synthase complex subunit DHDDS isoform X1: MSWIREGELTIIERFCANIIKAGPMPKHVAFIMDGNRRYAQKCHVERQQGHSQGFDKLAQTLRWCLNLGIREVTVYAFSIENFKRSKEEVDGLMDLARQKFSRLLEEQENLKKHGVCIRVLGDLPLLPVDIQELIAQAVLATRNYNKCFLNVCFAYTSRHEISNAVREMAWGVEQGLLEPSDVSESLLDKCLYTNNSPDPDLLIRTSGEVRLSDFLLWQTSHSCLVFQSVLWPEYSFWNLCEAILQFQMNYSALQKARDSYLEERRRQQLERDQAYVSRRLQQEGCPSHGDSRRRRSLLQKCTALREERIQGFLQALEHKRADFLERLCPVSA; encoded by the exons ATGTCGTGGATCAGAGAGGGCGAGCTGACCATCATAGAGAGGTTCTGTGCCAACATCATCAAG GCAGGCCCAATGCCCAAGCACGTCGCCTTCATCATGGACGGCAATCGCCGCTACGCCCAGAAGTGCCACgtggagaggcagcagggacactcCCAAGGCTTTGATAAGCTGGCACAG ACGCTGAGGTGGTGCCTGAACCTGGGCATCCGGGAGGTGACAGTCTATGCCTTCAGCATTGAGAACTTCAAACGCTCCAAGGAGGAGGTGGATGGGCTCATGGACCTGGCCAGACAGAAGTTCAGCCGCCTCCTGGAGGAGCA GGAGAACCTGAAGAAGCACGGGGTGTGCATCCGTGTCCTCGGGgacctgcccctcctgcccgtGGATATCCAGGAGCTGattgcccaggctgtgctggcaacCAGGAACTACAACAA GTGCTTTCTGAACGTCTGCTTTGCTTACACATCGAGACATGAGATCAGCAATGCTGTCAGGGAGATGGCCTGGGGCGTGGAGCAAGGCCTGCTGGAGCCCAG TGACGTGTCTGAGTCGCTGCTGGATAAATGTCTGTACACCAACAACTCCCCCGACCCTGACCTGCTGATCAGGACCTCTGGGGAGGTTCGCCTCAGTGACTTCTTGCTCTGGCAG ACATCCCATTCATGCCTGGTGTTTCAATCAGTCTTGTGGCCAGAATATTCCTTTTGGAACTTGTGTGAAGCTATCCTTCAGTTCCAGATGAACTACAGTGCTTTACAG AAGGCCAGAGACTCCTacctggaggagaggaggcggcagcagctggagagggaccaGGCGTACgtgagcaggaggctgcagcaggagggctgCCCGTCCCACGGAGACTCGCGGCGCCGGCGCTCGCTGCTGCAGAAGTGCACGGCCCTGAGGGAGGAGAGGATCCAGGGCTTCCTGCAGGCCCTGGAGCACAAGAGAGCTGACTTCTTGGAGAGACTGTGTCCGGTGTCTGCGTGA
- the DHDDS gene encoding dehydrodolichyl diphosphate synthase complex subunit DHDDS isoform X2, whose amino-acid sequence MSWIREGELTIIERFCANIIKAGPMPKHVAFIMDGNRRYAQKCHVERQQGHSQGFDKLAQTLRWCLNLGIREVTVYAFSIENFKRSKEEVDGLMDLARQKFSRLLEEQENLKKHGVCIRVLGDLPLLPVDIQELIAQAVLATRNYNKCFLNVCFAYTSRHEISNAVREMAWGVEQGLLEPSDVSESLLDKCLYTNNSPDPDLLIRTSGEVRLSDFLLWQTSHSCLVFQSVLWPEYSFWNLCEAILQFQMNYSALQARDSYLEERRRQQLERDQAYVSRRLQQEGCPSHGDSRRRRSLLQKCTALREERIQGFLQALEHKRADFLERLCPVSA is encoded by the exons ATGTCGTGGATCAGAGAGGGCGAGCTGACCATCATAGAGAGGTTCTGTGCCAACATCATCAAG GCAGGCCCAATGCCCAAGCACGTCGCCTTCATCATGGACGGCAATCGCCGCTACGCCCAGAAGTGCCACgtggagaggcagcagggacactcCCAAGGCTTTGATAAGCTGGCACAG ACGCTGAGGTGGTGCCTGAACCTGGGCATCCGGGAGGTGACAGTCTATGCCTTCAGCATTGAGAACTTCAAACGCTCCAAGGAGGAGGTGGATGGGCTCATGGACCTGGCCAGACAGAAGTTCAGCCGCCTCCTGGAGGAGCA GGAGAACCTGAAGAAGCACGGGGTGTGCATCCGTGTCCTCGGGgacctgcccctcctgcccgtGGATATCCAGGAGCTGattgcccaggctgtgctggcaacCAGGAACTACAACAA GTGCTTTCTGAACGTCTGCTTTGCTTACACATCGAGACATGAGATCAGCAATGCTGTCAGGGAGATGGCCTGGGGCGTGGAGCAAGGCCTGCTGGAGCCCAG TGACGTGTCTGAGTCGCTGCTGGATAAATGTCTGTACACCAACAACTCCCCCGACCCTGACCTGCTGATCAGGACCTCTGGGGAGGTTCGCCTCAGTGACTTCTTGCTCTGGCAG ACATCCCATTCATGCCTGGTGTTTCAATCAGTCTTGTGGCCAGAATATTCCTTTTGGAACTTGTGTGAAGCTATCCTTCAGTTCCAGATGAACTACAGTGCTTTACAG GCCAGAGACTCCTacctggaggagaggaggcggcagcagctggagagggaccaGGCGTACgtgagcaggaggctgcagcaggagggctgCCCGTCCCACGGAGACTCGCGGCGCCGGCGCTCGCTGCTGCAGAAGTGCACGGCCCTGAGGGAGGAGAGGATCCAGGGCTTCCTGCAGGCCCTGGAGCACAAGAGAGCTGACTTCTTGGAGAGACTGTGTCCGGTGTCTGCGTGA